From one Drosophila subpulchrella strain 33 F10 #4 breed RU33 chromosome 3L, RU_Dsub_v1.1 Primary Assembly, whole genome shotgun sequence genomic stretch:
- the LOC119553829 gene encoding uncharacterized protein LOC119553829: MSNPNECALDRHFAAQLRNLRTYSKEHPVSEEDFAISQLWMNHFQEAKGSDKFARNCMMMLMYGQLQEIGHLSKPFTEMENMNRSMDDLLNEYNGTTVEEQSPVVEDVQETETNASSYGGGSSRCSLAIQPLPTPEFEGIKQANRDLIKEIDSLHIRTVESERLYRSRNQMLEEKVADKYMGGKPELGQESVYLACRTAIELLKNWPGDTVRLNFLATCLEPFLRTELITSIQIAELDLSLEDILNNMVIQACSRMDDNVRMLYDHILRHDKDGLKEKEGKLRRLHESLRQERQRLRVLSEDLKQREDFIWRHQAIATLAVTGLPPEELVSPSISKCQLCHTGNSFRTGPIDQTYRIGKLEKPQSAEDLQKLSDALSDLSVDKW, translated from the coding sequence ATGAGCAATCCTAACGAGTGCGCCCTGGACCGCCACTTCGCCGCCCAGCTGCGCAACCTGCGAACGTACTCAAAGGAGCATCCAGTCAGCGAGGAGGACTTTGCCATTAGCCAGCTCTGGATGAACCACTTCCAGGAGGCCAAGGGATCTGATAAGTTCGCCCGGAACTGTATGATGATGTTGATGTACGGACAGTTGCAGGAGATCGGTCACTTGAGTAAACCCTTCACTGAAATGGAGAACATGAACCGCTCCATGGATGATCTGCTGAACGAGTACAATGGGACAACGGTGGAGGAGCAGTCGCCGGTGGTCGAGGATGTCCAGGAAACGGAAACCAATGCCTCGAGCTATGGCGGTGGGAGTAGTCGATGCTCGCTTGCGATCCAGCCACTTCCCACACCCGAATTCGAGGGCATTAAACAGGCCAACCGGGATCTAATTAAGGAGATTGACTCGCTGCACATCCGCACGGTGGAATCGGAGAGGCTCTACAGAAGCAGGAACCAAATGCTGGAGGAGAAGGTGGCCGACAAGTACATGGGGGGCAAGCCAGAGCTCGGTCAGGAGAGTGTCTATCTGGCCTGCCGGACGGCGATCGAACTTTTAAAGAATTGGCCGGGCGATACAGTCCGGCTCAACTTCCTGGCCACCTGCCTGGAGCCATTCCTCCGGACGGAACTGATAACCAGTATACAGATCGCTGAGCTCGATCTCAGTTTGGAGGACATACTGAATAACATGGTGATACAGGCCTGCTCGCGAATGGACGACAATGTCCGGATGCTTTATGATCACATTTTGAGGCATGACAAGGACGGGCTCAAGGAGAAGGAGGGGAAGCTGCGCCGGCTACACGAATCCTTGAGGCAGGAGCGTCAGAGGCTGCGAGTTCTTTCCGAGGACCTGAAACAGCGCGAGGATTTCATTTGGAGGCACCAGGCCATCGCTACATTGGCAGTCacaggacttccgcccgaagAGCTGGTCAGCCCCAGCATCTCAAAGTGCCAGTTGTGTCACACAGGCAATTCCTTCAGAACAGGACCAATAGATCAAACATACAGGATTGGCAAATTGGAAAAACCCCAAAGCGCCGAAGATCTGCAAAAGCTATCCGATGCACTCAGCGATCTGTCCGTAGACAAATGGTAA
- the LOC119554255 gene encoding vitelline membrane protein Vm26Ab produces MKFFAVCFFAVVAVAAAKPGIVAPLAAAPLAYTAPAVVGSAAYVAPYASSYTANTVAHSAAFPAAYTAAYAAPVAAAYTAPVAAAYTAPVARFAAPYAAPYAAAYTSPLAYSSPYVASPYVAAAAAPLLLKK; encoded by the exons ATGAAATTC TTCGCCGTCTGCTTCTTTGCTGTTGTGGCTGTGGCTGCCGCCAAGCCTGGTATTGTGGCTCCTCTGGCCGCCGCTCCTCTGGCTTATACCGCTCCCGCTGTGGTGGGCAGTGCCGCCTACGTGGCTCCCTACGCCTCCAGCTACACCGCCAACACGGTGGCCCACAGCGCCGCCTTCCCCGCCGCCTACACCGCCGCCTATGCCGCTCCAGTTGCCGCCGCCTATACCGCTCCCGTCGCTGCCGCCTATACCGCTCCAGTGGCCCGCTTCGCCGCTCCCTACGCCGCCCCCTACGCCGCCGCCTACACCTCGCCCCTGGCCTACAGCTCGCCCTATGTGGCCAGTCCCTATgtggccgccgccgccgctccTCTGCTGCTGAAGAAGTAA